The Bacillota bacterium genome segment GCACGCGAATTGACCGGCTACGTTTATTCATCGATTATCTTGATGACTGTGGCCTTACGTCATTATCGGAACTGACCGCGCAGGAATTGACCAACTACACCGTAACACTTGTTGGCTACAACAGTAAAAGCGTAGCAGCAGTGCTGACGGTTCTACGGACTTTCCTTAAGTTTTTATACTTGAAAGGCTACCATCCCAAGGATCTCTCGAGCGATGTGCCTTCTGTGAAAAATTCTTATTATCCGAGCATCCCGTCTGCATGGAAGAGCGATAGTGTGAAACGCATGCTTGATTGTGTTGACCGGGGAAATCCAACGGGCAAACGGGATTATGCGATCTTGTTGATCGTGACCCGACTGGGCATGCGGGTGCAGGATCTTAAAGAGATCAAACTCTCCAATTTAAAATGGGAGGCAAGAAAAATTGAAATTGTTCAGCACAAAACAAAACAGGCGGTGAGCTATCCGTTACTGGACGATATTGGATGGGCCATAATTGATTACCTCAAAAATGGCCGGCCCCAGACCACTTCACCACATCTTTTTGTCCGGCACAATGCACCTTTTGAGGCATTCGGCACCCACGCCAATTTGCATAACATTATTACCAAGTACACAAGACTTGCCGGCATCGAACTGCCCAGAGGTTCCAAGCGCGGCATGCATTCGCTTAGGCACACCCTGGCCAGCGTCCTTTTGGAACAACACACACCGTTACCGGTCATATCGGAAATCTTAGGCCATATGAGTGTTTTAGCAACAAGCGTCTACCTGAAAATTGATCTTGAAGGCCTGCGCAAATGTGCGCTGGATCCGGAAGAGGTGTTCAACTATGCAGACAACTAAGCGGGCCCTTACGTATTCCAGCGCACTGGCCGGTGTGATACAGGGTTTTGTGCTCGAAAAACAAGCCCTGGGTTACAAATATGAGAAAACAGCTTCTGTTTTAAAACGGTTCGATGATTTTTGTATCTCAGTTGGCCATAACAGCGTTTCTTTGCCGAAAGAAC includes the following:
- a CDS encoding site-specific integrase, whose product is TRIDRLRLFIDYLDDCGLTSLSELTAQELTNYTVTLVGYNSKSVAAVLTVLRTFLKFLYLKGYHPKDLSSDVPSVKNSYYPSIPSAWKSDSVKRMLDCVDRGNPTGKRDYAILLIVTRLGMRVQDLKEIKLSNLKWEARKIEIVQHKTKQAVSYPLLDDIGWAIIDYLKNGRPQTTSPHLFVRHNAPFEAFGTHANLHNIITKYTRLAGIELPRGSKRGMHSLRHTLASVLLEQHTPLPVISEILGHMSVLATSVYLKIDLEGLRKCALDPEEVFNYADN